The DNA window CACCTCCTGCTTGATCGTGACAAGGACCGCCCACAACTCGCAGCATCGCAGCGCTTCATGAGCCGTGTGATCCTCCATCTCATCGAACCTGATACGGAGGATAGCACTGTGGCGGACGCCATCCTTTCCACTGAGGAACGGGAGCGGGCGGCCCGCTTCGTTTTTGACTCCGACCGGACTCGCTGGACCGCGATCCGGGCCGCCGCCCGGCGGATCCTGGCATCCTATCTCGACACCGATCCGGCATCGATCGAGTGGAAGGCCGGAGAGGGAGGAAAGCCCTACATTCCGTCCGAAGAGTTCGAGTTCAACCTGAGTCACAGCGGCGAACTCGCCGCCCTTGCGGTCTCCACCGCCGGCCCGGTCGGAATCGATCTCGAACCCGTCTCGAGAGCAATCCAGCTGCCGGAATGCGAGGAGTCCTTTTGCCACCCGCTGGAGTTGAGCGACTTGCCGAAAGAGCCATCGTTGCGAGCACTCGCACTCCTTGAACTGTGGACCGCCAAGGAGGCTTTGCTGAAGGCCCACGGGAGCGGATTGGCGTTCCCACCGACTTCGCTGCGGATCGAGGGAACGCGTGGCATCGCCGACCTCCCGGGGCTCGATCAGTTCCACCTTCTGCGACCTCTGCGAAAAAGCCGACCGGAGTTCTCCATTGCTGTCGCTGTCCCCTTGAGAATCAACGAAATCGACCTTGCGTGAACTCGACCTGAGATCGACATATCACGCGATTCCTGCCACCTTTTCCCTGTCGCTGTGATCGCGCGGCGACTCGCCCTATGGATTCCCTCCAGTTCCACTGCCCCGCCTGCCACATCCTACTCAAAGTGCCGCCGTCGGCAGCCGGCCAGCGAGGCCCCTGCCCCGCCTGTGCAAAGGAGATCATCGGTCCTCAGCCGAAGTTGGGCATTCCGGCCCGTCTCGCTGCCGACAAGCCGAAGCCGCCCGCTGAACCGTCCCCCGAGGCTCCGGAGACCCCGAAGACTTCCCCGCCAGCCGCCGAACCACCTTCCTTCCCGCCTCAGTATCCCGTCGCAAGCGCACTGGAACGCTTCAGCCGACCGTCGGCTTCGGAGGAATCGGAGGGGCCGCTTCCCAAGCTCACGGAACCCGCTCCCGATACCGATCCGCTCCCCGAGGCACCCGCTACGGAGCCTCCACCGGTTGATCCCATCCCTGCCGTTGAGGAACCACCGACGGAAGCATCTCCTGCTGGGGAAGACGTTCCGAAACTGGACGCGCCCGAGTTGGACGCTCCAAAGCCTGAGCGATCGCTCCCCTTTGGCGAATTTGCCAGCACCCCGAGCGAGCCGGTCAGCCTGCCTTTCCCGGAAGCCTCGGAGTCCGCCGATCTTCCTCCGGAATTCGATCCGGAGATCCCACCCGGACCCGAATATCATCCCGCTTCCGGGTCGGATTCGACCGATGGGTCTACGGAATCGGTGGTTCGCAGCCTCCGACGACTCTGGATCGTCATCGTGATCCTGGCCTGTCTTATCGCCGCGGCCATCTCGTTCATCGCCGGCTACCTCACCGCCCTCAGGCGGGTCGAAATGGCCGGTCCGGTTTTCACCCAGCAACCTTTGCCACCAAGCTCGCCCGAAGGAGTCGGCGGCGGCGAAGCGACGACTCCGCCAGATGCCCCGGAGGAACCGGAGGATCCTCCCGAACCGACCGAGACGGAAGATCCCGCATCAAGGGAAGTGCTTGAGGCGTTCCTGAGCGCTCCCGATTGGAAATCCCGCATGGACTACGTCGCCAACGGTCCCGCGGTCGAGGAAGCGATGGAAGCCGAAGCGGGAGGCGATGGAGACGGTCCCATCGAAGTCACCGACATCGAGTCGACGCTCCTGGACGACGACCTCCACCACTTCCGCGTCAAGACCGAGGCCATCCCCGACGGCTTTCCGGTGACCCTCCGCGAAACCCCCGATGGCTGGAAGATCGACTGGGCGACTTTCGACGAGTTCCATCGCGACCGGTTCAGGAGCTTCGTGGCCAGTGCCGAGGCCGGCGACGTTGGCGAGTTCCATGTGTTTGTCCGTCCGACCGACGGAGATCACACGGTCTTCGCGCAATATCAGCTCAGCGCGCCGATCAAGGGTCGCAGTTATCCGTCCTTCGCCAAACGCTCCGGCCCTGCCCACGCCAAGCTGACCGCGCTGGTCAGCAGCGACGAGGTGCAGAATGACGAGCGGTATCAGAAGCTTCTGGAACGGGACGGACTGCCACTGGTCGTCCGCATCTCGTGCCACAAGAACTCGCAGGACCAGCGCTACCTGCTGATCGATGACCTTGTCGCAACCCACTGGGGGCCGGCCAACTGAAGCCACCATGTTGAACCTGCGACGGCTCGCCGGTGTTGTTCTCTCCGCGATCGCCGTTTCCGTGTCGTCGGCCGCACCCGAGCGACGCGAAATCAACGGGGTCGACTACCACCTCCTGAAAACTTCACCCGAATCGGTGGAGATCGTGTGGAAAGGTGCGACGGACGAACCGCTCCGGACGTTCCCTCAAGCCAAGGAATACCTCGAAGCAACGGGGCGCACCGTCGAAACCCTGATGAATGGCGGCATTTTCGAACCGGGAGGGATTCCGAGCGGACTCCTGATCCAAAGCGGCAAGGAACTGAACCCGGTGAACCGTCGCGACGGAAAAGGAAACTTCTTCCTGAAGCCGAACGGGATCTTCCTGATCTCGAAGGATGGAGCCGCGGTGATCGATACGACCGAGTATCCGGGCAAGCATGCCTCCATCCGCTGCGCGGTTCAGTCAGGCCCCCTGCTCCTCCGCAACAGCCGGATCCACCCTGCATTCAATGCTGACTCCGAATCACGCCTGCACCGAAACGGCGTCGGAGTAACGAAGGACGGCAAGGTACTGTTCGTCATGAGCGACCGCCGATCTCCGAAACTCCCGAACCTCCACGAGTTCGCATCGCTCTTCCTCGAACTCGGATGCGCCGACGCGCTGTTCCTCGATGGTGACCTCAGCCAGATGAGAAGCGGCGGCGAGTTGGACAAATACAGCAACCAGTTCGGCTCGATCATCGCGGTGATGAAACCGGCCGATTGACAGGACTCGTCACAGTCGGACCTCGTAGGTCTTCTGGACACCGCTGCCGGACTCGGGGCGGCGTTCGAGACGGGAGCGCCGCTGGATGCCGCACAGCAGTCCTACCGAAGCGAGGGTGAATACCAGGTTGGTGCCGCCGTAGCTGACGAACGGCAACGGCAGTCCGGTATTGGGCAGCACCGCCGTCGTCACCGCGATGTTGACCATGGCGGGAACGACAATCACCGCCGTGAGGCCGATCGCCAGACAGCGGTTGAAGACATTGCTGGCATACATCGCGATTCCGATGCCGGAGACAGCGATCATCACGTAGCAAAGCACGGTCAGCAGGGTTCCCCAGAGTCCGAGCTCTTCGCCGATGTTCGGGAAAATGAAGTCGGTATGCGCGTAAGGCATGTGGCCGAACTTCTCGAATCCGTTGCCCAGCCCCTGACCTTGCACGCCACCATTTCCGAAGGCGAGCAGCGCGCGCCACTGCTGGAGGCCCTTGTGCATCTGGTGATAGGGATCCTCAAGGTTCAGCCACGCCTCGATCCGGCTCCAACGGTTCTCGTTCGACCGAACGAGGAAATAAAAGCCGACGCAGCCGGTAACGACGGTCGGCAACAGATAGCGCAACCGCACGCCCGCGGCGAAAAGCACCGCGAATCCGGCCGCGCCAAGCCCCACCGCCGTGCCCATGTCGGTCTCGAACAGGATCAGGCAAAACGGAACCCCCAGCAGGATTCCGGGAATCACGAAGCCTTTCCAGAAAGTCGGAATCTCGGTTTGCCAGCGGGCGAACCATCCGGCCAAGGCGATCATCGTGATCGACTTCGCCACTTCCGACGGCTGGAAGCGGTTGACCACCGGGAAGTGGATCCAGCGCTTCTCGCCATTGAGGTCGGCTGCCACTCCGGGCACGTAGCAGAGAGCCAGCAGCAGGCAGCCGGCAAGCAGCAGCCACGGCCATCCGCGACGCAGGTGTCGCGGATCCAGCGTCGCGAGGAAAAGCCCGCCGACGATCCCGGCTCCGGCCATCCAGCTCTGGCGGACGAAGAAGTAGTACGGCTCCTCGGTGCCCTTCACCCACGCGCTGGTGCTGGCAAGCATCACCAGACCGAGGGCCACGAGGGCGGCAACGGCGGTGCAAAGGGAGATGTTGAGGTAGCGAGCCACGTGAGGAATCTACGGGATCAGCCGTAGCAATTATTCGGGAATCACTAGATCCATGCCCACCCGGAGGTGGCGGGCGTTATCGATGTTGTTGGTGGCCATCAGCTTGTCGACCGAGGTCCCGTACTTTTGGGCAATCGCCCAGAAGGTATCACCCGGCTTGACCTTGTAGCGCTGTCCCGAGGCCGTTGTGCCACCCACGGAGGCAGTCGTCGTTCCGGCCTGCCGGGCATCTGCCTGCCGGGCGGCATCGGTCTCGATCATCGCCGGCTGGACCGGCAAAGCGGGCTCGGGACGCACCGGCTCGACCGCCGGGGTGACCCGCACCGGCTCGGGCGAGTGTCGAAGCTCGGCGATCTCCGGAGGCTCGACCGCGGTGATCGTCTTCGGCGGAATCCGGAGGTAGCGACCCTGACGGATCGGGATGTTGTCGTTGGCGGAACGGAGCTCGCTTTCGTCGATGCCGAACCGTGCGGCGATGTTCTCGTAGGTGTCGCCGGTTCCGACGGTGTACAGCGAGTCGCCCGAGCGGATCTTGGGCAGGTCGTTGTCCTCCTGCGGCGGCGCGGTCGCAAGCGACGCGGCAGCCAGCACGGGCTTCTTCTCGACGTTGGCCACCTGCTCGTCGTCATCGAGCCACCGGCTGTGGACGAAGATCCCGGCGATGGCGACGACGTGGATGATCAGGATCACCACCAGCGCGCGGGCAATTCCGAGATTCGGAACGTCACCTTCGATCTCGGCCGGCGTGGCGGTGGCGGCGCGATGCCGCTTCTTGTTCTTTGCGACGTTCGCGAAGAGCGTGCGGAAGCCCCCTTTGCGTGCGGGGCGGCGTTTCACGGTCATGCGTTGGTGCTTCATGGTCTCAGGGGTGTTCAGCGAAGTTCGTGGACGAGTTGGCAAAATGCGTCTCCGCGTTCCTCGTAGCCTCCGAACTGGTCAAAGGACGAGGTACCGGGAGAGAACAGGACGGAACCGCCCCGCGGGGCGAGGCGGTGGGCCGCGGCGACGGCCTCATTCAGCGTGGAAAAGTTTTCACAGGGCAATTCCGGACGGATCAGGTCGGCCAGCGACCGACCGATCTGGCCAAAGGTGACGGCGGCCACCGCCTTCGACTTCAGCTGCGGCAGGAGCGGCGAGTAATCGAGCCCCTTCTCCTTGCCTCCGGCGATCAGCACCACAGGACGGGTCTGCGACTTCAACGCGCTCTCGAGCGCGTGGAGGTTGGTCGCCTTGGAGTCATTGAGCCACTCGACGCCGTCGAGGGTCCGGACCAGTTCGCAACGGTGGCGCGGTGGCGCGTAACCATCGAAGGCGGAGCGGATGGCGTCTTCCCCGACTCCGAGCGCGACGCATGCGGCGATCGCCGCCATCGCATTCTCCGCATTGTGCAAACCGCGGAGATGGGATGCTTCGTGCAGATCGAGGAATTGTTTTCCGCCGTGAAGGATCAGCTGGCCGTCGGAGAACCAATCCGCTGACTGGTCCTCGGTCGAAAAGGTCACCAGCTTCGCCGTCGGCATCGGAATCTCCTCACCTAGCCGCACCACGGCGGTCTCCGCCTCGGTCTGGTTCTCGAAGATCCGGAGCTTCGCGCGGCGGTAACTGTCGACATCCGGATAGCGATCCATGTGGTCGGGCGCGAAGTTCAGCCAGATCGCGACGTCCGGGCGGAAATCGACAATCGTCTCGAGCTGGAACGAACTCGCCTCCAGCGCCAACACGTCGGGCGGCGGATCCGCCATCACGACTTCGCAGACTGGCCGGCCGTAGTTGCCGCAGGCTGCCGCCGTCCGGCCGTCGGCGCGGATGATCCGCTCGACCAGCTCGGTGGTCGTGGTCTTGCCATTGGTCCCGGTGATCGCGATGATACGACCTCCGTAGTAGCGGCTTGCCAACTCGATCTCGCCGATGGTTTCGCTCGCCTTCCCAGAGAATGCCTCGACGAAAGGCCCGTAGGTGTCGATGCCCGGGCTGACCACCAGCAGGTCGCAAGGCTCGGCCGATTCCGGATCGGCGGCCGGATGCGACTCTGCCCCTTTGATCGGCGGGTCGATGGCTTCCCGCGAATCGAACACGTGGACTTCCGCCCCTTCCCGCAGGGCAAGCGCGACTGCGGCCCGGCCACTGGTGCCGGCTCCGAGGATGTTCACGCGTTTTCCGGAAAGGGTCATCAGACGATTTTCAGAAGGGCGAGACCGAAGAGGGCGAGCATGATCGAGACGATCCAGAAACGAATGATCACCTGGCTCTCATGCCAGCCGCGCAGCTCGAAGTGGTGGTGGATGGGCGCCATCGCGAAGATACGCTTCTTGCGCAGCTTGAAGGATCCGACCTGCAACATCACCGAGAGGGCCTCCATCACGAACACGCCGCCGATGATCACCAGCAGAAGTTCCTGCTTCACGCAGATCGCCGCGGTGCCGAGCGCGCCACCGATCGCCAGCGAGCCTGTATCGCCCATGAAAACCTTGGCGGGATGGCAATTGAACCAGAGGAATCCGAAACCGGCACCGGCCAACGACAGGAGGAACACTGTCAGTTCGCCAACGTAGCGGTTGTAGGGAATCGTCAGGTAGTCGGTCGCCATGAACAGGTGGCCGGCGAGGTAGGCGAGAATGCCGTAGGCGAGCGATACGGTGATCGTGCAGCCAGTCGCGAGACCGTCGAGGCCGTCGGTCAGGTTCACGGCGTTCGAGCAGCCGATGATGATCGCGATAAAGAACGGGATGATCAGCCAGCCAAGATCGATCAGGGACACCTTCAGCAGTGGGAAGCTGATCTCGCTGATGCTCATCGGCATACCACCGAAGCGGTAACTCGGTGCCCCCGCGGCGAGTTCCTCGGGTGTCGCTCCATAACCGGAAATCTCCGGCTTGAAGTAGATGAACAGGGCGGCGACCAGGGCGACGAGCAACTGCCAAAACAGTTTCCCGCGGGCACTGATGCCGTCGGAGTTCTTCTTCTTCACCTTCGCGTAGTCATCGCAGAAACCCAGCAACCCGAGCGCGCCCATCGTGCAGGCGCAGACCGCGACGAAGGGATTCAGCGGGCGGGCGCAAACGAGGGTCGAGATCAGAACCGAGCCTAGGATCAGCACCCCGCCCATAGTCGGCGTGCCGACCTTGCCGCCGTGCAGCTCGGCGAGCTTGTGGACCTCGGCCGCCGTGCGGATCGGTTGGCCGACCTTGAGCGAGATCAGCCGGCGGATCACCCTCGGACCGAAAAGCACGCTCAGCACAAACGCCATCAGGCAGCCGAGCGCGGCACGGAAGGTGATGTATTTGAGCAGGTTCAGGAAACTCAGCGCATGCGCCCAACCCTCGGTTCCAGAAGCCTTCTCGGCGTCGAACGCCGCCTGCCACCATTCGTAAATCCAGTAGAGCATCAGTTGTTGGGGGGACAAACACGGTTCATGACCTTTTCCATCGCGGCACTGCGGCTCGCCTTGAAGAGGACGACATCACCCGGCCGGAACCGGTTCGAAAGAATGGAGGAGGCGGCATCACCGTCC is part of the Haloferula helveola genome and encodes:
- a CDS encoding 4'-phosphopantetheinyl transferase family protein codes for the protein MSRVILHLIEPDTEDSTVADAILSTEERERAARFVFDSDRTRWTAIRAAARRILASYLDTDPASIEWKAGEGGKPYIPSEEFEFNLSHSGELAALAVSTAGPVGIDLEPVSRAIQLPECEESFCHPLELSDLPKEPSLRALALLELWTAKEALLKAHGSGLAFPPTSLRIEGTRGIADLPGLDQFHLLRPLRKSRPEFSIAVAVPLRINEIDLA
- a CDS encoding phosphodiester glycosidase family protein, translating into MLNLRRLAGVVLSAIAVSVSSAAPERREINGVDYHLLKTSPESVEIVWKGATDEPLRTFPQAKEYLEATGRTVETLMNGGIFEPGGIPSGLLIQSGKELNPVNRRDGKGNFFLKPNGIFLISKDGAAVIDTTEYPGKHASIRCAVQSGPLLLRNSRIHPAFNADSESRLHRNGVGVTKDGKVLFVMSDRRSPKLPNLHEFASLFLELGCADALFLDGDLSQMRSGGELDKYSNQFGSIIAVMKPAD
- a CDS encoding putative peptidoglycan glycosyltransferase FtsW; translation: MARYLNISLCTAVAALVALGLVMLASTSAWVKGTEEPYYFFVRQSWMAGAGIVGGLFLATLDPRHLRRGWPWLLLAGCLLLALCYVPGVAADLNGEKRWIHFPVVNRFQPSEVAKSITMIALAGWFARWQTEIPTFWKGFVIPGILLGVPFCLILFETDMGTAVGLGAAGFAVLFAAGVRLRYLLPTVVTGCVGFYFLVRSNENRWSRIEAWLNLEDPYHQMHKGLQQWRALLAFGNGGVQGQGLGNGFEKFGHMPYAHTDFIFPNIGEELGLWGTLLTVLCYVMIAVSGIGIAMYASNVFNRCLAIGLTAVIVVPAMVNIAVTTAVLPNTGLPLPFVSYGGTNLVFTLASVGLLCGIQRRSRLERRPESGSGVQKTYEVRL
- a CDS encoding LysM peptidoglycan-binding domain-containing protein; this translates as MKHQRMTVKRRPARKGGFRTLFANVAKNKKRHRAATATPAEIEGDVPNLGIARALVVILIIHVVAIAGIFVHSRWLDDDEQVANVEKKPVLAAASLATAPPQEDNDLPKIRSGDSLYTVGTGDTYENIAARFGIDESELRSANDNIPIRQGRYLRIPPKTITAVEPPEIAELRHSPEPVRVTPAVEPVRPEPALPVQPAMIETDAARQADARQAGTTTASVGGTTASGQRYKVKPGDTFWAIAQKYGTSVDKLMATNNIDNARHLRVGMDLVIPE
- the murD gene encoding UDP-N-acetylmuramoyl-L-alanine--D-glutamate ligase: MTLSGKRVNILGAGTSGRAAVALALREGAEVHVFDSREAIDPPIKGAESHPAADPESAEPCDLLVVSPGIDTYGPFVEAFSGKASETIGEIELASRYYGGRIIAITGTNGKTTTTELVERIIRADGRTAAACGNYGRPVCEVVMADPPPDVLALEASSFQLETIVDFRPDVAIWLNFAPDHMDRYPDVDSYRRAKLRIFENQTEAETAVVRLGEEIPMPTAKLVTFSTEDQSADWFSDGQLILHGGKQFLDLHEASHLRGLHNAENAMAAIAACVALGVGEDAIRSAFDGYAPPRHRCELVRTLDGVEWLNDSKATNLHALESALKSQTRPVVLIAGGKEKGLDYSPLLPQLKSKAVAAVTFGQIGRSLADLIRPELPCENFSTLNEAVAAAHRLAPRGGSVLFSPGTSSFDQFGGYEERGDAFCQLVHELR
- the mraY gene encoding phospho-N-acetylmuramoyl-pentapeptide-transferase; the protein is MLYWIYEWWQAAFDAEKASGTEGWAHALSFLNLLKYITFRAALGCLMAFVLSVLFGPRVIRRLISLKVGQPIRTAAEVHKLAELHGGKVGTPTMGGVLILGSVLISTLVCARPLNPFVAVCACTMGALGLLGFCDDYAKVKKKNSDGISARGKLFWQLLVALVAALFIYFKPEISGYGATPEELAAGAPSYRFGGMPMSISEISFPLLKVSLIDLGWLIIPFFIAIIIGCSNAVNLTDGLDGLATGCTITVSLAYGILAYLAGHLFMATDYLTIPYNRYVGELTVFLLSLAGAGFGFLWFNCHPAKVFMGDTGSLAIGGALGTAAICVKQELLLVIIGGVFVMEALSVMLQVGSFKLRKKRIFAMAPIHHHFELRGWHESQVIIRFWIVSIMLALFGLALLKIV